From Cinclus cinclus chromosome 2, bCinCin1.1, whole genome shotgun sequence, one genomic window encodes:
- the WASF3 gene encoding actin-binding protein WASF3 isoform X2, with translation MPLVKRNIEPRHLCRGALPEGITSELECVTNSTLAAIIRQLSSLSKHAEDIFGELFNEANSFYIRANSLQDRIDRLAVKVTQLDSTVEEVSLQDINMKKAFKSSTVQDQQVVSKNSIPNPVADIYNQSDKPPPLNILSPYRDDKKDGLKFYTDPSYFFDLWKEKMLQDTEDKRKEKRRQKREKHKLNPNRNQQINVRKVRTRKEEWERRKMGIEFMSDAKKMEQAGSMKEDKMPKGSHASDVTDYSYPATPNHSLHQQIAMPSYGAGDGPQYMAASQSHEHEYRPPSTTVRHATLNRPQQPPPPPPQPSDGQHSSVPVVPAEYGMLPAQMVDYYNPTGPPPPPPPPMIPSAQTAFVSPLQLPVPPSHSGLVTGSTYAATHPPPSGGLVVTAPPPPGPPPPPPGPPTAGASLSSSPMHAPPASEAKQAPMSDARSDLLAAIRMGIQLKKVQEQREQEAKREPVGNDVATILSRRIAVEYSDSDDDSEFDENDWSD, from the exons GCAAACATGCTGAAGACATATTTGGTGAATTGTTTAATGAGGCCAACAGCTTCTACATCAGGGCAAATTCCCTCCAAGACAGAATTGATCGCCTTGCTGTCAAAGTCACCCAGCTGGATTCAACAGTGGAAGAGG TATCCTTACAGGACATCAACATGAAAAAAGCATTCAAGAGCTCAACAGTTCAAGACCAGCAGGTAGTTTCAAAGAACAGCATTCCGAACCCGGTGGCTGATATTTATAATCAAAGTGATAAACCACCACCTCTGAATATTCTTTCACCTTATAG GGATGATAAGAAAGATGGATTGAAGTTCTATACTGATCCTTCCTATTTTTTTGatctttggaaagaaaaaatgttacaAGATACTGAAGATAAGCgaaaagaaaagaggagacAAAAG AGAGAGAAACACAAGCTGAACCCAAACAGAAACCAGCAAATTAATGTGAGAAAAgtaagaacaagaaaagaagagtgggagagaaggaaaatgggCATTGAGTTCATGAGTGACGCAAAGAAAATGGAACAGGCAGGAAGCATGAAAGAGGACAAAATGCCCAAAgg GTCACATGCATCTGATGTTACAGATTATTCTTATCCTGCTACTCCGAATCATTCCCTCCATCAGCAGATAGCAATGCCTTCCTATGGAGCAGGAGATGGTCCACAGTACATGGCAGCATCCCAAAGCCATGAGCATGAATACAGACCACCCTCCACCACTGTACGACACGCCACTTTAAACAGACCTCAGCAGCCACCTCCACCTCCACCCCAGCCTTCAGAtggccagcacagctcagtaCCTGTGGTACCAGCAGAATATGG GATGCTTCCAGCTCAGATGGTGGATTATTACAATCCTACAggtcctccccctcctcctcccccacctATGATTCCTTCAGCACAAACTGCATTTGTTAGTCCCCTTCAGCTTCCTGTACCACCTTCCCATTCTGGACTGGTGACTGGCTCTACATATGCAGCTActcatcctcctccttctgGTGGGCTTGTTGTcactgctcctcctcctcccggcccacctcctccccctccagGCCCTCCTACTGCAGGTgcatccctctcttcctcccccaTGCACGCTCCTCCAGCATCGGAGGCGAAGCAGGCACCGATGAGCGATGCACGGAGTGATCTTCTGGCTGCCATCAGGATGG GAATTCAGCTGAAGAAGGTGCAGGAGCAGCGTGAGCAGGAGGCGAAGCGCGAGCCCGTGGGCAATGACGTGGCCACCATCCTGTCGAGGCGCATTGCCGTGGAGTACAGCGATTCCGACGATGACTCCGAGTTTGATGAGAACGACTGGTCAGATTGA
- the WASF3 gene encoding actin-binding protein WASF3 isoform X1 yields MPLVKRNIEPRHLCRGALPEGITSELECVTNSTLAAIIRQLSSLSKHAEDIFGELFNEANSFYIRANSLQDRIDRLAVKVTQLDSTVEEVSLQDINMKKAFKSSTVQDQQVVSKNSIPNPVADIYNQSDKPPPLNILSPYRDDKKDGLKFYTDPSYFFDLWKEKMLQDTEDKRKEKRRQKEQKRIDGTTREVKKVRKARNRRQEWNMMAYDKELRPDNRLSQSVYHGASSEGSLSPDTRSHASDVTDYSYPATPNHSLHQQIAMPSYGAGDGPQYMAASQSHEHEYRPPSTTVRHATLNRPQQPPPPPPQPSDGQHSSVPVVPAEYGMLPAQMVDYYNPTGPPPPPPPPMIPSAQTAFVSPLQLPVPPSHSGLVTGSTYAATHPPPSGGLVVTAPPPPGPPPPPPGPPTAGASLSSSPMHAPPASEAKQAPMSDARSDLLAAIRMGIQLKKVQEQREQEAKREPVGNDVATILSRRIAVEYSDSDDDSEFDENDWSD; encoded by the exons GCAAACATGCTGAAGACATATTTGGTGAATTGTTTAATGAGGCCAACAGCTTCTACATCAGGGCAAATTCCCTCCAAGACAGAATTGATCGCCTTGCTGTCAAAGTCACCCAGCTGGATTCAACAGTGGAAGAGG TATCCTTACAGGACATCAACATGAAAAAAGCATTCAAGAGCTCAACAGTTCAAGACCAGCAGGTAGTTTCAAAGAACAGCATTCCGAACCCGGTGGCTGATATTTATAATCAAAGTGATAAACCACCACCTCTGAATATTCTTTCACCTTATAG GGATGATAAGAAAGATGGATTGAAGTTCTATACTGATCCTTCCTATTTTTTTGatctttggaaagaaaaaatgttacaAGATACTGAAGATAAGCgaaaagaaaagaggagacAAAAG GAGCAAAAGCGTATAGATGGCACCACCCGTGAGGTGAAAAAGGTTAGAAAAGCCAGGAACAGACGCCAGGAGTGGAATATGATGGCATATGACAAAGAGCTTAGACCTGACAACAGGTTGTCTCAAAGTGTGTACCATGGAGCATCTTCCGAGGGATCACTGTCCCCAGATACTAG GTCACATGCATCTGATGTTACAGATTATTCTTATCCTGCTACTCCGAATCATTCCCTCCATCAGCAGATAGCAATGCCTTCCTATGGAGCAGGAGATGGTCCACAGTACATGGCAGCATCCCAAAGCCATGAGCATGAATACAGACCACCCTCCACCACTGTACGACACGCCACTTTAAACAGACCTCAGCAGCCACCTCCACCTCCACCCCAGCCTTCAGAtggccagcacagctcagtaCCTGTGGTACCAGCAGAATATGG GATGCTTCCAGCTCAGATGGTGGATTATTACAATCCTACAggtcctccccctcctcctcccccacctATGATTCCTTCAGCACAAACTGCATTTGTTAGTCCCCTTCAGCTTCCTGTACCACCTTCCCATTCTGGACTGGTGACTGGCTCTACATATGCAGCTActcatcctcctccttctgGTGGGCTTGTTGTcactgctcctcctcctcccggcccacctcctccccctccagGCCCTCCTACTGCAGGTgcatccctctcttcctcccccaTGCACGCTCCTCCAGCATCGGAGGCGAAGCAGGCACCGATGAGCGATGCACGGAGTGATCTTCTGGCTGCCATCAGGATGG GAATTCAGCTGAAGAAGGTGCAGGAGCAGCGTGAGCAGGAGGCGAAGCGCGAGCCCGTGGGCAATGACGTGGCCACCATCCTGTCGAGGCGCATTGCCGTGGAGTACAGCGATTCCGACGATGACTCCGAGTTTGATGAGAACGACTGGTCAGATTGA